From Acidimicrobiales bacterium, a single genomic window includes:
- a CDS encoding response regulator: protein MSTLICDDDPRLRLLYRQEFEWAGVEVVEASDGDQCIEVALRERPELIVLDLAMPKRSGLSALPELRRNFPDTPVLVVTQHAAVEVLSRSRELGATACYSKPGFLARIPEVVERYCQPGDAVGDAAAEKVTSTLLDDAAAS from the coding sequence GTGTCCACCCTGATCTGCGACGACGACCCCCGGCTCCGCCTCCTCTACCGCCAGGAGTTCGAGTGGGCGGGCGTCGAGGTCGTGGAGGCCTCGGACGGGGACCAGTGCATCGAGGTGGCCCTTCGCGAGCGACCCGAGCTCATCGTCCTCGACCTGGCCATGCCCAAGCGCAGCGGCCTGTCCGCTCTACCCGAGCTGCGCCGCAACTTCCCGGACACGCCCGTGCTCGTCGTCACCCAGCACGCCGCCGTCGAGGTGCTGAGCCGGAGCCGGGAGCTGGGCGCCACCGCCTGCTACAGCAAGCCGGGGTTCCTGGCCCGGATCCCCGAGGTCGTCGAGCGCTATTGCCAGCCGGGCGACGCGGTCGGCGACGCGGCAGCCGAGAAGGTAACCTCGACCCTGCTCGACGACGCCGCCGCCTCCTGA